The following proteins are co-located in the Sulfurospirillum deleyianum DSM 6946 genome:
- a CDS encoding NADH-quinone oxidoreductase subunit G codes for MNDITITIDGKACLAKEGEYVLGVARRNNIFIPALCYVTNCSPTLACRLCLVDIDGKRAYSCNARAKEGMNVITKSEEIEKERRAIMEIYDVNHPLECGVCDQSGECELQNYTLHMGVDAQHHCIADTHRPTKQWGRIHYDASLCIVCERCVTVCKDMIGESALKTVPRGGAELDKTWKDKTEKDAYAMWNKLQKSIIGIASGAESLDCTQCGECTAVCPVGALVGSDFQYSSNAWELKKIPASNPHSSDCSLLFYDVKQTSISNPEPKIYRVSSEHNYAPLHAGARYGFDFQNEVTCKDEKAFETVVESLKTKVDTIAFESYITNEEAFILQKLKETYGYKLINPEAKRYQEFLKHYASTSGKSLYSGDLERVRSSNFVVSFASAIKTDSPNAGYAMNNAIGMNKGAGLYFHPIPDPVVSAYSKNLLCITHKVGAEEAIAYFLLDFFGDKEAMPKALTSYLATFHTIEKKTIQENIKEDVKEMVKDEESGEEKEVITSVSKVVEKEIEVDTNALVSLIGAEADVSDKITKLLDKKDSFSLMVGEDVYAHPRAKNIAKLLGLIERFTPFSVVIIPSRTNTLGVSLICDLDEEKGNYILGYNTQGDVTLSALGKGDLAMPALNQQEGTFSSMNKRVVPTNAALPFKGYCLNDIANALGFEAEWTIDYTPLLPAQKGFKAQKFDDLPNQYENDGRENRGYLLETQNLTCNDEVEPLISFTCKEGDMVYLANPVHQFSAFTNRAHQLNEAGALYVSKAFLEAKNLKSGDMLTLENDAGAKLVIVLKEEPMIGGMIPYLPDFDTKIDVTPFFKEGYRFASVTMKGVAHV; via the coding sequence ATGAACGATATTACGATAACGATTGATGGAAAAGCGTGTCTTGCCAAAGAGGGTGAATACGTTTTAGGCGTTGCACGCAGAAATAACATTTTTATCCCAGCACTGTGTTATGTGACCAACTGCTCACCTACGCTAGCATGTCGCCTCTGTTTGGTGGATATTGATGGCAAGAGGGCGTATAGTTGTAATGCCAGAGCCAAAGAGGGGATGAATGTCATCACCAAAAGTGAAGAGATTGAAAAAGAGCGCCGTGCGATTATGGAGATTTACGATGTGAATCATCCTTTGGAGTGTGGCGTGTGTGACCAAAGTGGCGAGTGTGAGCTTCAAAACTACACCTTGCACATGGGGGTTGATGCGCAACATCACTGTATCGCAGACACGCACCGTCCAACCAAACAGTGGGGGCGCATTCATTACGATGCTTCTTTGTGTATTGTGTGTGAGCGCTGTGTGACCGTCTGTAAAGATATGATAGGCGAGTCTGCCCTTAAAACCGTTCCTCGTGGTGGCGCAGAGTTGGACAAAACATGGAAAGATAAAACCGAAAAAGATGCCTATGCCATGTGGAATAAGCTTCAAAAGTCGATTATTGGCATTGCCAGTGGGGCGGAGAGTTTGGATTGTACGCAGTGCGGTGAGTGTACGGCGGTGTGTCCTGTGGGTGCGCTTGTGGGTTCAGACTTTCAGTACAGCTCCAATGCGTGGGAGCTGAAAAAAATCCCCGCTTCCAATCCTCACAGCAGTGATTGTTCCCTTCTTTTTTACGATGTCAAACAGACTAGCATCAGCAATCCAGAGCCAAAAATTTACCGTGTGAGCAGTGAGCATAACTACGCACCGCTTCATGCAGGCGCACGCTACGGGTTTGACTTTCAAAACGAGGTTACATGTAAAGATGAAAAAGCCTTTGAAACGGTTGTGGAGAGCTTAAAAACCAAGGTCGATACGATTGCATTTGAGAGTTACATTACCAATGAAGAAGCATTCATTTTACAAAAGCTCAAAGAAACGTATGGCTATAAACTCATTAACCCTGAGGCAAAACGATACCAAGAATTTCTTAAACACTATGCAAGTACCTCAGGCAAAAGCCTTTACAGTGGTGATTTAGAGCGTGTTCGCTCCAGCAATTTTGTCGTGAGTTTCGCAAGTGCCATCAAAACCGATAGCCCCAATGCGGGTTATGCGATGAACAATGCGATAGGCATGAACAAAGGCGCAGGGCTTTACTTCCATCCTATCCCAGACCCTGTGGTTTCAGCTTATTCGAAAAACCTCCTCTGCATTACACACAAAGTAGGTGCTGAAGAGGCGATTGCGTACTTTCTTTTAGACTTTTTTGGTGACAAAGAGGCGATGCCAAAAGCACTTACAAGCTATTTAGCCACATTTCATACGATTGAGAAAAAAACCATTCAAGAAAACATTAAAGAAGATGTCAAAGAGATGGTGAAAGATGAAGAGAGCGGTGAAGAAAAAGAGGTCATCACCAGTGTGAGTAAAGTGGTCGAAAAAGAGATAGAAGTCGATACCAATGCTTTGGTTTCACTCATAGGCGCTGAGGCGGATGTGAGTGATAAAATCACGAAACTGCTCGATAAAAAAGATAGCTTTAGTCTGATGGTAGGAGAAGATGTTTATGCGCATCCAAGGGCAAAAAACATTGCTAAGCTTTTAGGCTTAATAGAGCGTTTTACGCCATTTAGCGTGGTGATTATTCCTTCTCGCACCAACACCTTAGGCGTTTCGCTGATTTGTGATTTGGATGAAGAAAAAGGAAACTACATCCTAGGCTATAACACCCAAGGGGATGTGACGTTGAGTGCTTTGGGTAAAGGGGATTTGGCAATGCCAGCACTCAATCAGCAAGAGGGCACGTTTAGCTCCATGAATAAGCGAGTGGTTCCAACCAACGCCGCCCTTCCTTTTAAAGGGTATTGTCTTAATGACATTGCGAACGCATTAGGATTTGAGGCAGAGTGGACGATTGATTACACGCCTCTTTTACCTGCTCAAAAAGGGTTTAAAGCTCAAAAATTTGATGACCTTCCAAATCAGTATGAAAACGATGGAAGGGAAAATCGAGGCTATCTTTTAGAGACACAAAACCTTACATGTAACGATGAGGTTGAGCCTTTAATAAGCTTTACATGTAAAGAGGGGGATATGGTCTATCTTGCTAACCCTGTGCACCAATTTAGTGCTTTTACTAACAGAGCACATCAGCTTAACGAAGCGGGTGCTTTGTATGTCTCCAAAGCGTTTTTAGAAGCTAAAAATCTTAAAAGTGGCGATATGCTAACCCTTGAAAACGATGCGGGAGCGAAGTTGGTCATTGTGCTCAAAGAGGAGCCAATGATAGGGGGAATGATTCCTTATTTACCAGATTTTGATACTAAAATAGATGTCACACCGTTTTTTAAAGAGGGGTATCGTTTTGCGAGTGTAACAATGAAAGGAGTTGCGCATGTTTGA
- the nuoD gene encoding NADH dehydrogenase (quinone) subunit D, protein MQKVNRLKPFFENIAFEREDNHMIVNFGPQHPSSHGQLRLILELDGEKVSKATPDIGYLHRGMEKMAENMIYNEFLPTTDRMDYIAASSNNYGFSLAVEKLIGLEVPRRAKVIRMLLLELNRITSHLFWLATHALDVGAMTIFLYTFREREYALDLIEDYCGARLTHSSVRIGGVPLDLPKGWLENLNRYLNRLPHDITDYEALLDENRIWKMRLEGVGVVTPEQAQSWGCSGPMLRGSGIAWDIRKEEPYELYDEVEFDVPVSTTCDSYGRYKLHMEEMKQSIRILKQLIPMYEGTSPEIMAHAPQYISAPKEQIMTQNYALMQHFVLVTQGMRPPVGEVYVATESPKGELGFYINSQGEPYPYRLKLRTPSFFHTAFLQELLVGEYLADVVAIIGNANIVFGEIDR, encoded by the coding sequence ATGCAAAAAGTCAATCGTCTAAAACCTTTCTTTGAGAATATCGCTTTTGAGCGTGAAGATAACCATATGATTGTGAACTTTGGACCTCAACACCCCAGTTCTCACGGACAATTACGCCTGATTTTAGAGCTTGATGGCGAGAAAGTGAGCAAAGCAACCCCTGATATTGGCTACTTGCACCGTGGTATGGAGAAGATGGCTGAAAATATGATTTACAATGAGTTTTTGCCAACGACCGATAGAATGGATTATATTGCCGCAAGTTCCAATAACTACGGGTTTTCTTTAGCGGTTGAGAAGCTCATAGGACTTGAAGTGCCTAGACGGGCAAAAGTGATTCGTATGCTTTTACTGGAGCTAAATCGTATTACCTCACATCTTTTTTGGTTAGCAACCCATGCGCTTGATGTAGGTGCGATGACCATCTTTTTATACACCTTTAGAGAAAGGGAGTATGCGCTGGATTTGATTGAGGATTATTGTGGTGCAAGACTCACACACTCTTCAGTTCGTATTGGTGGCGTGCCTTTGGATTTACCTAAAGGCTGGTTAGAAAACCTCAATCGCTACCTCAATCGTTTACCCCATGATATCACCGATTATGAAGCATTGTTGGATGAGAACCGTATTTGGAAGATGCGTTTGGAAGGGGTGGGTGTTGTCACTCCTGAACAAGCGCAAAGTTGGGGTTGTTCGGGTCCGATGTTAAGAGGCAGTGGCATTGCGTGGGATATTCGTAAAGAAGAGCCGTATGAACTCTACGATGAGGTCGAGTTTGATGTCCCTGTCAGTACGACCTGTGATAGTTATGGACGCTATAAATTGCATATGGAAGAGATGAAACAGAGTATTCGTATTTTAAAACAACTCATTCCGATGTATGAAGGAACAAGCCCTGAGATTATGGCGCATGCTCCGCAGTATATTAGTGCACCTAAAGAGCAGATTATGACGCAAAATTATGCTTTGATGCAACATTTTGTTCTCGTTACACAAGGTATGCGCCCACCTGTGGGTGAAGTCTATGTGGCAACCGAGTCGCCTAAAGGTGAGTTAGGGTTTTACATTAACTCCCAAGGAGAGCCTTATCCGTACCGTTTGAAACTGAGAACCCCTAGCTTTTTTCACACCGCTTTCTTGCAGGAGTTATTGGTGGGTGAGTATTTGGCGGACGTGGTGGCGATTATTGGAAATGCGAATATCGTCTTTGGCGAAATTGACAGATAA
- a CDS encoding NADH-quinone oxidoreductase subunit J, with the protein MYETVAFYIFSILTLGMFGIVVMSKNALYAMSALAGGMIFISGFFFILDAEFLGVVQIVVYSGAIMALYAFGMMFFDTTRDVSEKMRSKKIAYTLSIVSAVLIVAILCMPLVSESIEASYPAIENVGNIQMVGLILFTKYLVPFELAAIMLLVAMISGIVLASKKMDEHLAIEEDECEMLKEGK; encoded by the coding sequence ATGTATGAAACAGTAGCATTTTATATTTTTTCCATACTCACATTGGGTATGTTTGGCATTGTGGTGATGAGCAAAAACGCTTTGTATGCCATGAGCGCACTCGCAGGTGGGATGATTTTTATCTCAGGATTCTTTTTTATTTTAGACGCTGAGTTTTTAGGTGTGGTACAGATTGTGGTTTACTCGGGCGCTATTATGGCGTTGTATGCGTTTGGTATGATGTTTTTTGATACCACCCGTGATGTCAGCGAGAAGATGCGTTCGAAAAAAATTGCGTACACACTTTCGATTGTCAGTGCTGTTTTGATTGTCGCCATTTTATGTATGCCGTTGGTTTCAGAGAGCATTGAAGCTTCGTATCCTGCCATTGAAAATGTAGGAAATATTCAGATGGTAGGACTTATTTTATTTACCAAATACTTAGTGCCTTTTGAATTGGCGGCGATTATGCTTTTAGTGGCGATGATTTCAGGTATTGTTTTAGCGAGTAAAAAAATGGATGAGCATTTAGCCATAGAAGAGGATGAATGTGAAATGCTAAAGGAGGGCAAATGA
- a CDS encoding NADH-ubiquinone oxidoreductase subunit E family protein, with translation MQRYDLRHLGDDFYGRMLEIIDESTLGEVSIFMFEIGDFSPVQKSADVIKEAGWTLMNSLKFNEADWMIVVKKVKSEVA, from the coding sequence ATGCAACGCTATGATTTACGCCATTTAGGGGATGATTTTTACGGACGTATGCTTGAAATTATTGACGAGAGCACTTTGGGTGAGGTGTCTATTTTTATGTTTGAAATAGGCGATTTTTCTCCTGTTCAAAAAAGTGCTGATGTGATTAAAGAGGCGGGTTGGACGCTGATGAACTCTCTTAAATTCAATGAAGCGGATTGGATGATTGTGGTTAAAAAAGTAAAAAGTGAAGTAGCATAA
- a CDS encoding NADH-quinone oxidoreductase subunit C, which translates to MMRVYSDKKNVQKKAYYNDRYFVAPEIPKEAVESDEVFAKDVKDLESSFFIKESYIQRGQLVLYINAKDNLKVLEFLRDKLSYNFLSEHSAIDWLAKSGEFEIFYQLLSTSKRKRLRVKCFLKEKETLQSVSNVYKSADWAEREMYDMFGVIISGHPYMKRLLMPDDWYDHPLRKTYPLQGDEVAQWYEIDKIFGKEYRDIIGPEERDSARIDVNDTYRFAHLHHEVPFGAEPSVEKTNTDYQEEGGVFIVKKLKKEDSKIVKERP; encoded by the coding sequence ATGATGAGAGTTTACAGCGATAAAAAAAACGTACAAAAAAAAGCTTACTACAACGACCGTTATTTTGTAGCTCCAGAAATTCCCAAAGAAGCAGTGGAGAGTGATGAAGTTTTTGCCAAAGATGTGAAAGATTTGGAGTCTTCCTTTTTTATTAAGGAATCGTACATCCAAAGAGGTCAGCTTGTCCTTTATATCAACGCAAAGGATAATCTCAAAGTTTTAGAATTTTTAAGGGATAAACTCTCCTACAATTTTTTAAGTGAGCACAGTGCGATTGATTGGTTGGCTAAAAGCGGTGAGTTTGAGATTTTTTACCAACTCCTCTCCACGAGCAAACGTAAACGTCTGCGTGTAAAATGTTTTCTCAAAGAGAAAGAGACTTTGCAAAGCGTGAGCAATGTGTATAAAAGTGCTGATTGGGCGGAACGTGAAATGTATGATATGTTTGGTGTCATCATTAGTGGGCATCCGTATATGAAACGTCTTTTGATGCCGGATGATTGGTATGACCATCCGCTTCGCAAAACCTATCCACTTCAAGGTGATGAGGTTGCGCAGTGGTATGAGATTGATAAAATTTTTGGTAAAGAGTACCGTGACATTATTGGACCAGAAGAGCGAGATAGCGCACGTATTGATGTGAATGATACCTACCGTTTTGCGCATCTTCACCATGAAGTGCCTTTTGGTGCAGAACCTAGTGTGGAGAAGACAAACACCGATTATCAAGAAGAGGGTGGGGTGTTTATTGTGAAAAAATTGAAAAAAGAAGATTCCAAAATTGTGAAAGAAAGGCCTTAA
- the nuoH gene encoding NADH-quinone oxidoreductase subunit NuoH, whose amino-acid sequence MFETAVMVETVVKAVIVVSVVAAMAGFATFIERKVLAFMQRRLGPMHVGPYGLLQLAADGIKLFTKEDIIPQNAIKPIFMIAPVIAATSAFVAMAAVPYFPEFTLFGYTIHPIISDINVALLYVMGVASVGIYGPLLAGMSSANKWSLLGAARAVVQMLSFEVVTGLSVLAPIMLIGSLSLIDINDYQSGGITQWLIWKQPLAFVLFAIAGFMETNRAPFDTVEFEAEVVAGYATEYSGMRWGLFFIGEYANMITISVLVSIIFMGGYAPLGFIPGAVMMLLKVSFWIFLFLWVRAAWPHVRPDQLMWVCWKVMMPLAVVNILITGFVLI is encoded by the coding sequence ATGTTTGAAACAGCAGTGATGGTTGAAACCGTGGTAAAAGCGGTCATCGTTGTCTCTGTGGTGGCGGCGATGGCAGGTTTTGCAACCTTTATTGAGCGTAAGGTTTTGGCGTTTATGCAACGACGTCTTGGACCCATGCATGTGGGACCCTATGGTTTGTTACAACTTGCCGCTGATGGAATTAAGCTCTTTACCAAAGAGGATATTATCCCTCAAAATGCGATTAAGCCCATTTTTATGATAGCCCCTGTCATTGCGGCAACCAGTGCGTTTGTCGCGATGGCAGCTGTGCCTTATTTTCCTGAGTTTACGCTGTTTGGTTACACCATTCATCCTATTATCTCCGACATTAACGTAGCCCTTCTCTACGTGATGGGTGTCGCATCGGTGGGTATTTATGGGCCGTTGTTAGCAGGTATGAGCAGTGCGAATAAATGGTCGCTTTTAGGAGCGGCTCGTGCGGTGGTGCAGATGCTCTCCTTTGAAGTGGTGACAGGGCTTTCGGTATTAGCGCCTATTATGCTTATTGGTTCTCTCTCTTTGATTGATATTAACGACTATCAAAGTGGAGGCATTACCCAGTGGCTCATTTGGAAACAACCTTTAGCGTTTGTACTTTTTGCCATCGCAGGATTTATGGAGACCAACCGTGCCCCATTTGATACGGTTGAGTTTGAAGCCGAAGTCGTTGCTGGGTATGCTACGGAGTATTCAGGGATGCGTTGGGGACTCTTTTTTATTGGGGAGTACGCCAATATGATTACCATTTCAGTACTCGTGAGCATCATTTTTATGGGCGGATATGCTCCTTTAGGGTTTATTCCAGGGGCAGTGATGATGCTCTTAAAAGTCTCTTTTTGGATTTTCTTATTTTTATGGGTCAGAGCGGCATGGCCACACGTCAGACCTGATCAGTTAATGTGGGTTTGTTGGAAAGTGATGATGCCTCTTGCTGTGGTCAATATCTTGATCACGGGCTTTGTGCTGATTTAG
- a CDS encoding ATP-binding protein has product MKYLIDFLECKDVQKCQIYEHLKCSLNEAKLLQIMTKEYVQGSVDLDVSEILMKLFGQKNYAHLHQLVLVKELIEQGWIVQNNFLNSKIMDVSQLELLNSSVTLSSAFLKLLEEGTLEVVLPDVTPYEDHLEYLKDQFFRIELYQKLSQTKNSATESSPSIGRLKNKLELLESRISERIKVTQNEIIVESIFKENELSLKEQLIFLALLKEEYAGEFESLRDMNTLINLISLDDYEKIKNRSLLEEGSKLIENLIIDYDEMLSTFGGVTRSFFIAEEILQKIMHPNKEKKNKKIKLDMLIGEQELFELIDPKTTLEDVILHPKTKEVLDNLLKQIDKNVVKLLREWGIKERRSGIDAKIILYGPPGTGKTMTALSLAKSMKKRVLSFDCSKILSKYVGESEKNVRNIFDTYKELCKKTKSEPLLLLNEADQFLSARSTDSGASADKMHNQMQNIFLEQIERFDGLLIATTNLLETIDPAFSRRFDYKIAFEKPDFTQRLELWKKLLPQNARYEEGLDIERLASYPLTGGQIKVVLKNTALKVATKEEPLFTFEDFKLSIDRETKGAFGDVKSVGFMK; this is encoded by the coding sequence TTGAAGTATTTAATCGATTTTTTAGAGTGTAAAGATGTTCAAAAATGTCAAATTTATGAGCATCTAAAATGTTCACTCAATGAAGCGAAGCTCTTACAAATCATGACCAAAGAGTATGTTCAAGGCTCGGTAGACTTGGATGTTTCTGAGATTTTGATGAAACTTTTTGGTCAAAAAAATTATGCCCATTTGCATCAGCTTGTTTTAGTCAAAGAGCTAATTGAACAAGGCTGGATTGTTCAGAATAATTTTTTAAATTCTAAGATTATGGATGTTTCTCAACTGGAGCTTTTAAACAGCAGTGTGACACTGAGCTCCGCATTTCTAAAACTCCTTGAGGAAGGAACACTTGAGGTCGTGTTACCAGATGTGACACCTTATGAGGATCATCTTGAATATTTAAAAGATCAATTTTTTCGTATCGAACTCTATCAAAAACTCAGTCAAACAAAAAACAGTGCGACAGAAAGCTCCCCAAGTATTGGGCGACTTAAAAACAAACTCGAACTTTTAGAGAGCCGTATTAGTGAGCGTATAAAAGTAACACAAAATGAGATTATCGTTGAAAGTATTTTTAAAGAGAATGAATTAAGCCTCAAAGAACAACTCATTTTTCTAGCCCTTCTTAAAGAGGAGTATGCAGGAGAGTTTGAGAGTTTAAGAGATATGAATACGCTTATTAATCTCATTAGTTTGGATGATTATGAAAAGATTAAAAACCGCTCGTTACTCGAAGAAGGTTCAAAACTCATTGAAAATCTCATTATTGATTACGATGAAATGCTTAGCACCTTTGGGGGTGTGACACGTAGTTTTTTCATTGCCGAAGAGATTTTGCAAAAAATTATGCACCCTAACAAAGAGAAGAAAAATAAAAAAATTAAACTTGATATGCTGATTGGTGAGCAAGAGCTTTTTGAGCTGATTGACCCTAAAACAACGCTCGAAGATGTCATTTTGCACCCTAAGACCAAAGAGGTTTTGGACAATTTACTCAAACAGATTGATAAAAATGTGGTGAAATTGCTTAGAGAATGGGGCATCAAAGAGAGACGCAGTGGGATTGATGCGAAGATTATTCTCTATGGACCTCCTGGTACTGGCAAAACCATGACGGCTCTTTCTTTGGCAAAGTCGATGAAAAAACGAGTGCTGAGTTTTGATTGTTCGAAGATTCTCTCAAAATATGTGGGGGAAAGTGAAAAAAATGTACGCAATATTTTTGACACCTACAAAGAGTTGTGCAAAAAAACCAAAAGTGAGCCACTTTTACTGCTTAATGAAGCCGACCAGTTTTTAAGCGCTCGCTCAACCGACAGTGGAGCAAGTGCTGATAAAATGCACAACCAAATGCAAAATATCTTTTTAGAGCAGATTGAGCGTTTTGATGGACTACTGATTGCAACGACCAATCTTTTAGAGACGATTGACCCTGCCTTTTCCAGACGTTTTGACTATAAAATAGCCTTTGAAAAGCCTGACTTTACTCAGCGTTTGGAACTTTGGAAAAAGCTTTTACCTCAAAATGCACGTTATGAAGAGGGACTTGATATTGAGCGCTTAGCGTCCTATCCGCTCACAGGTGGGCAGATTAAAGTAGTGCTTAAAAACACAGCACTTAAGGTAGCCACCAAAGAGGAGCCTTTGTTTACCTTTGAGGATTTTAAACTCTCTATTGATCGTGAAACCAAAGGCGCTTTTGGGGATGTGAAGTCGGTTGGTTTTATGAAGTAA
- a CDS encoding NuoB/complex I 20 kDa subunit family protein — translation MAQHKINYLQEAGLPVALTTVDKLVQWGRSNSLWPLTYGLACCAIEMMATGASRYDFDRFGTIFRASPRQADVIVIAGTLTKKHAPFMRRLYDQMPDPKWVISMGSCANTGGMFNTYATVQGADRIVPVDIYLPGCAPRPETLQYALMLLQKKIRTEKASRKLAPKRLV, via the coding sequence ATGGCACAGCATAAGATAAATTACCTCCAAGAAGCAGGGCTTCCTGTTGCTTTGACGACGGTTGATAAATTGGTGCAGTGGGGTCGTAGTAACTCGCTTTGGCCTCTTACCTATGGACTGGCTTGTTGTGCGATTGAGATGATGGCAACGGGAGCGAGTCGTTACGATTTTGACCGTTTTGGAACGATTTTTAGAGCGAGCCCTAGACAAGCCGATGTGATTGTGATTGCAGGAACACTGACCAAAAAACATGCTCCTTTTATGCGCCGTTTGTACGACCAGATGCCTGATCCAAAATGGGTCATTAGCATGGGTAGTTGTGCCAACACAGGCGGAATGTTTAATACCTACGCTACCGTTCAAGGGGCGGATAGAATTGTGCCTGTGGATATTTATCTTCCAGGGTGTGCGCCTCGTCCTGAAACGCTTCAGTATGCGCTTATGCTGCTTCAAAAGAAAATTAGAACCGAGAAAGCCTCTCGTAAACTTGCGCCTAAAAGGTTGGTATGA
- the nuoI gene encoding NADH-quinone oxidoreductase subunit NuoI yields MTLNDFKKRDCSGDYIFFEGEKKSENGWEAFQRVVKRTLKGELFVGLWVVLREMIRFDIHTLKYPSEKMEMGPRYRAIHRLLRLFESGSERCIGCGLCEKICIAKCIRMETRIDEKSRKEVSQYSINFGRCIFCGYCAEVCPELAIVHGAEYENASEQRAHFGLKEDMLTPLDTFRAKEQKEFSGFGALSDHADETVKKTPLAY; encoded by the coding sequence ATGACACTAAATGATTTTAAAAAACGTGATTGTAGCGGGGATTATATCTTTTTTGAGGGTGAGAAAAAGAGTGAAAATGGCTGGGAAGCGTTTCAAAGAGTGGTGAAGCGAACCCTTAAGGGTGAGTTATTTGTAGGACTTTGGGTGGTGCTTCGTGAGATGATACGGTTTGACATTCACACCCTCAAATACCCCAGTGAAAAAATGGAAATGGGTCCACGCTATCGTGCGATTCATCGTCTGCTTCGTCTCTTTGAGAGCGGGAGTGAGCGATGTATTGGGTGTGGATTGTGTGAAAAAATTTGTATTGCAAAGTGTATTCGCATGGAGACACGCATTGATGAGAAGAGTCGCAAAGAGGTGAGTCAGTATAGCATTAACTTTGGGCGTTGTATCTTTTGTGGGTATTGTGCGGAGGTGTGTCCAGAACTGGCCATTGTGCATGGAGCGGAGTATGAAAATGCGAGTGAACAGCGGGCTCATTTTGGACTCAAAGAGGATATGCTCACCCCTCTTGATACCTTTAGAGCCAAAGAACAAAAAGAGTTTTCAGGCTTTGGTGCTTTAAGCGACCATGCCGATGAAACCGTTAAAAAAACACCATTAGCGTATTGA
- the nuoK gene encoding NADH-quinone oxidoreductase subunit NuoK: MITLTHYLILTGLLFAIGLVGVMRRTNLLMLFFSTEILLNAVNIGFVAVSKYYGDFTGQMFAFFIIAVAASEVAVGLGLLILWYKRNGSVDLNSLQMMKG, from the coding sequence ATGATTACGTTAACCCATTATCTTATTTTAACGGGATTGCTTTTTGCTATTGGTTTGGTCGGTGTTATGCGAAGAACCAATCTTTTGATGCTCTTCTTTTCCACAGAGATTTTATTGAATGCCGTTAATATTGGTTTTGTTGCGGTCTCAAAGTATTATGGAGATTTTACAGGGCAGATGTTTGCTTTTTTTATTATTGCCGTGGCAGCCAGTGAAGTTGCTGTGGGTTTGGGACTTCTCATTTTGTGGTATAAACGCAATGGCTCTGTTGATTTAAATAGCCTCCAAATGATGAAAGGGTAA
- a CDS encoding NAD(P)H-quinone oxidoreductase subunit 3 — translation MTSLSHMDFSHPFFGAFFLLVFCAVVFYGITILARTVSRKMARLDTEKLKLTIYECGPEVTKQPNKISAHFYLFAVLFILFDVEIIFMFPWAVNFKVLGMFGFIEMILFVLILSIGFAYAWRKGALEWHSIR, via the coding sequence ATGACCTCTTTGTCGCACATGGATTTTTCACATCCTTTTTTTGGAGCCTTTTTTCTACTCGTTTTTTGTGCAGTTGTCTTTTATGGCATTACCATTTTAGCACGAACCGTGAGTCGAAAGATGGCACGTTTGGATACGGAGAAGCTTAAACTCACCATCTACGAGTGTGGACCAGAAGTGACCAAACAGCCCAACAAAATCTCCGCACACTTCTATTTGTTTGCGGTATTGTTTATTTTGTTTGATGTGGAGATTATTTTTATGTTCCCGTGGGCGGTTAACTTTAAGGTTTTAGGAATGTTTGGGTTTATTGAGATGATTTTGTTTGTTTTGATTTTGAGCATAGGTTTTGCCTACGCATGGAGAAAAGGAGCGCTTGAATGGCACAGCATAAGATAA